The following is a genomic window from Saprospiraceae bacterium.
AACTTTCAGGCAAAAATAGCGCCAAAACTAAGAGTTCTATTCTTTTAACGACGGGCTTTACCCGTCGTTACTAATATTTTGCCCCTACAGGGCAATGACCTAAATAGTTGCGAAAAATTTTAATTTTAATTCATTGGAAATGTGTCAATTAAAATTCTAAATTTTTGAAATCAAATTTACTTTAAGTATAAAAAAAAACACCGAATAAATCCTAAAGTTTACTCGGTGTCTGAAAAGGTTTTTGGGAGATATTTGGGATGTATATAAAAATAAGGAAACTTCTAAAAAATAAAATGGTCGCCCCCCAGCGACCATTTCAGATTATAACCCATGAACATAATTCTTTTTACAGAGGTCTCAATCTCTGCAACTCAATCTCTTTTAAAAACTAATTTATTGTAACCAAAACATTTACCATTTTGAGTTATGATATTGGGTTGGTCCTGAAGACCCTGACAAAACCAACCCAAATACCATCTTTGTTTTTAATCCCATGAACAAATTCGAATTTCTGACCGATTCTTTAACCGGAAGTGAATGTTATTTTTATTACTTGATTGAATCTTTAATAACTTTCACGATACAAAGATGCAGCATGAAATCCGGGACTCAAAATACAAAAATAATACATTATAACATATATATTTTTATAACTTATATATCGTTGTTATTCAATTAATTATAATTATTGTTTTTCTAATTTTTGTAGCTTTCATGATTTTGTATATTTTCTTTTTTCAAATAATATTTTTTTTTAAGAGTAATGCTCTATCAAAGTTCTATGTCCCTGGCTCCTCTCTAATAAATTTTTATTGCCTATGAGTATGATTTGCTCTTTTGCTCTCGTTAATGTTACATTTAGTTTTCTATCTATACCTTCCTGCGACAATGACACCAAAGAGTCAAGCTGACTGATCCGGTTGACACAAAACGAAATAATGATGATGTCTCTCGCTCCTCCCTGATACCTCTCGACAGTATCCACCGTGATGATTGCAGAATATCTTTCAGGAAGCTCCTCCATACATTTCCGAATTAAGGCAATCTGTGCCCTGTAAGGAGTGATAATTCCTATGGAAGTAGTGTTTATTTCCATATTGTTCAATTCGTATAAGGATATTATATCTTTCAAAATATCCACACACTTTTGGGCTTCATGGATATTGGTCTTCCAATTGATGTCCTGATCTTCGGGAGTATCAAAATAATTTTTTCTGCTTAATAAATATTTTGTCTCTTCGCTTGCTTTTTGAAAAAGGCAGCTGCCATCTGGCGATTTGTGTGAGGCAACAATGCCAGTTGGTTTTCATAAAAATGAAGGTTGGGGAACGTCATAAGCATATCATGCATCCTACCCTGCTGATGCAAAATCCCATAAGCGTGATCCCAATTATGTTCTTTGACCTGATGAAATAGTCGTTCAAAAAGAGAAGTTCTGGTATTGACAAATCCTTGGGCAGTTAACTTTTCATTTTTTATTTTACTATCTACAGCATCTTGCCCAACTACCGCAGGCAATTGCTTATGATCTCCTATCAGTATCAAGCGTTTGAATTTTGACAATAAGCCCGCAAGCATAGGTTCCAGAATCTGGGAAGCTTCATCTATGATTACAGTGTCAAATTCTTTAAGCTGAAAAAGTTCTGTTTTGCCTGAAATGCTGGAAACAGTGGAAACAAAAATTCGATTTTCTTTTAATAAAGCCAAAATTTCATGTCTGGTTTTAAGGCTTTTTACTTTTTGATCCAACAACTGAGTGGCAAATTTTTCATTAGTGGCCATCCTGCTTCCTATGCGCAGATATTGATTTCTATATGTATCGTCAATGCTGATGATGGCTTCACAAATCTCATCTACTGCACGATTTGTATATGCCAGCAGCAAGATATTTTCCTTTGTATTATGGTGCAAATACTTCACCAGATTTTTTAGCATTACTGATGTTTTGCCTGTGCCAGGTGGTCCCCAAAGCAAAAAATAGTCTTTAGCACAGATCATTCTTTTTAGTAAAGCCACCTGATGGTCAGTCATGTAGTCGTCAACATCAGGATTTACTTCAGATTCATCCGTCTTCGCAGGTATCATCATGCCGGAAAACATCTTTCTATACTCAAATGGTGCTGCAGCCCACAAAAAAAGATTTTTGTACATCTGATTAAATCCACTATCCAGATTGTCCAATTCAAGGCACCATCTTTCGTTTCCTTCGAAAAGTGATTGATTATATTGCCTGTTTCTAAGTTTTATTTCAACATGATTGGAATTGATTTCTGTGATGGTACATTTAAAAATCTGATTTTTTAAAACCGGTCTGGTTTGGTCCTCCAGCATTGGATATAACACTGCGATATCCCCACTCCTGAAATTTACGAGCGTAAAATCATTTTGATCCCTGGAGAATGTAATGTATGGATCAATTTGGTTTGATTGATTGGAATTAATGACCAAACCAGACAATAGTTCAAATCGCTCTCTTTTTTCATCATCTGATTCGAGCCACATCGCTGCATGTCCATTGGATTTGTTCAAGCCATGTACTCCTGTCTTTGCCAAAGACTGTTCGCGGGCTATAAATGCCGTATAGTGATCAAAATATGCTTTTTCAACTTCATTCAGAGTACTATAAATATTATGAAAATTTTGAATATCTTTTAGATTAAATCCCTTAAGCTTAGGAAAATTTTCTGGTCTTATATAATTAAGAATGGTGTGGTCAATATCAGCATGTTTTAACTTTTGTTCTATAGCCATCAGGTCGTTTCTGAGTTTCATGGCTTCATATTGCTGAGCTCTCACAGGCGGCGCAAAACGCATAGGCTTATCTGATTCCTTTGAGTACAAAATATAATTAAAGGATTTAGCACGGGTTTGAAATACAGACCTGATCAGCAAATCATAGAGCAGGGTCTGTATATAATGACTTGCATTGATGCCATAAACATTAGGTCTGAATGTTTTACCACTTTTTAGCTCAACAATATCATAAACAGGTTTGCCTTCTTTCTGGTGCAACAAGTCAAGTCTCCCCTGGATACCATAATCACGGGAGTAAAATGATGGTTCAAGAAAAATTTGACTCCTATGGATTCCAAATCTATTGAATTCACTTTTTACAGCATATCGAAGATTTTTAAAATGTTCCTTCAATTTTTTTACAACATCCATCACCTCAGTATCATCCATCATGGCCCAACCCAGTGGTTGCGACCTGAACAACGCTGGTAATATGGTACCGAATTCTATATCAGGAGAAGTGATTAGTTCATCAAGCAGTTGATTGACCATATTTCCTGTCAGCAGGGCAGAAGTTGCTTCAGATGGTTTGAATTTTGAAATCAGATATAAAAATGGCTCCGTACCAAAATCTTTGAAACACTCTGTTATAGCTGTCACATCTACCAGATGATCCGGCTGTACTATCAATGCTGAAGGAATATATATACCATCGTCCCTTATTTCAACATCGATCAGGTTGATATGTATCGGGAGTACAAATGTCTTGCAAAGTGAATCTACATTGGTATTGAAAAGTTCATTTTTATCATGTACGTCATAAAGAGCCTCCTTTTGAGTGTCCGGATCGGCATCATCATAAAACAAAAGATGCTTTTTATCAGTATCAACTTCAAACAACACAGCTTCTACAACATGTCGGAATCCTACGATTTTTTTCTTGTCTTTTTTGAAAGTTTGTACAACCTGTTGCTCTGTATCTTTGAAACTTTCATGAACGGGGACTTGCCAGATTTCCTGCAATAATTTGGTACAAATATAAATTCCAAGAATAACGTAAGTCTCTTCATTATATTTCCTGATAATGCTTCGTTCATGTCCCTTTCTGAAAACATGGCTCAAATGTAAAGTTTGACCTGACAGCTGATATTTTGCACCCACAAAGGCTAACCTGGAAAATAAGGTCGTAAAATTAAGTCTGTCGGTTGATGTTGCTTCTTCAAGAATTAATGTAAAACACTCGAATAAAGCCTTATTTTTCTGAAATGAAGTCCAGGCGTCCTGCCTCCATATTGTCAGCAGATTCTGATGTAACACTTGTATATTTTCAGCCTGTTCCATACATTTTTATCCGTAAAATTAATCAAATTAGCCATTTTCTGGTAGTACACAGAATAAATATAAGAATAGGAATGTTTTCCCTTTTCTTTTTTTATTTAGAAAACAGGAGACCAGTTGCCTTTACGACCTCCGGTCTCCTGCCATTTATTATGCTGATCGTGCTATTCTGAAAAACTCATTGACTACAATCTCTGTAACGTATTTTGTATTTCCATCTTTATCTGTATAAGATCTGTTGGTCAGCTTGCCCTGGATAGCCACTTCCGATCCTTTACTGAGTGATTCAGCCATAAGTTCTGCTGTTTTGCCCCATGCTACCAGATTGTGCCATTCGGTTTGTTTTACTTTTTCGCCTTTGTTGTTGGTATAGTAATCATTGGTAGCGAGTACTAAGGCAGCTTTTTTATTTCCATTGTCAAAATTGGTGAGTACTACATCTTTACCCATGTTACCTATTAGCTGAACTGAATTTTTAAGTGAACTTGTCATTGTATTACGATTTTATATTTTTAAAAAATTAATGATGATAAATAAAGATTTTTGAAATGATGAGTTAAAACGGAACAGCTTCTTTTACTTCTTCCACTTTTTTTGTGAGCTTGAAAAAATCATTTACAATGACTTCTGTCACATATCTGGTAGTGCCCGCAGTGTCTGTAAATGTTCTGTTGGCTAATTTGCCATGCACTGAGATTTCCGTTCCTTTCTTTACTGATGCTGCAAGCTCATCTGCAGTCTTGCCCCATGCGACCAACTTGTGCCAATCTGTCTGCTTTACCTTTTCACCATTTTTGTTGGTGAAGTACTCATTTGTAGCAAGGATGAGCGTGGCTTTTTTATTGCCATTTTCAAAAGATGTAAGTACTACGTCTTTGCCTGCGTTACCTACCAACTGCACTGTGTTTTTAATGTTTGTATTCATGATTTAAAAAAATTTGTGTCCGTGATACGTGTATGATTTTTTATTAGTAGCCCGGACGGGTTAAACAAAATTTTGATCTTTCGATCGGTTGACGATGCAAAGATGTGGGGAGCCGAATTCCAGATCCGTTTAATATACGTTTATATACGTTTGTATTCGTATCTATATGTGTACAAATTATTTATATAAGACATATTCCACTGATTACGTGTATGTTATATAACTTTTTACTAACTTATGGAAAATAAATATTTTTTCCATTTTTTATAAAAAAAATTTCAGAGATATAAAATTTGGGCTTTGAATTAAAATTTGGACAGGCATAATGATACTCTTTGATAGTGGGATCAAGGATAATAAGATAGAAAATGTTTGGGTTTTCTATTGATGTAGAATACTTTTGCGATACCATTAAGTATGGTTTTATACCAATATGGTGATACTAAAAATAAATAACCAAAAAACGGCTGATGTTCTTTGAAGACTTCTTCTTATGATACAAATAAAAACCTGTACTAAAAACAATATTGATGAATTATTAAAGGTGTTTACACAATCTTACCTGGAGCATTATACACATTTCTGGACTGACCACGGAGATGCTTACATAAAAGCGAATTTTAATCCTGATCAACTAAGTAAGGAGATCGCTCATCCAAATTCTACTTTCTTTCTTATCAGTCATGGTTCAAGATCAGTAGGAATAATAAAGATCAACATGGATCAATCAATGAATCCATATACTGCAGGTGAAGCTTTAGAAATAGAAAGGATATACTTGCTTAAAGATGTTTCAGGAAAAGGTGTGGGTAAAGCGGCAATACACTTTGTAAAAGACTTAGCTATAGAAAAAGGAAAAAAATGTATTTGGCTCAAGACTATGGAAAAAAGCCCCGCTATAAATTTTTACATAAAACTGGGCTTCAGAGTTATAGAAGAGATGAATCTGAATTTTAAGTATATCAAACCGGAATATCGGAAGATGTTTGTGATGCTACTTGAGATGTAGTATTAATGATTGAGGAATTGTAAAAAATGAAAAAGCCCGGACCACTTATCTATCAGCAATCCGGACTTTTATTTTTCAAAAAAAAATAGAGTATTTGACGAAATCATACTTACACTTTGATCTTACAAAACTTGCCAACAATAAAGTAAGTGTAATGCTTATTTCTTGAGGTTATCTATCTTTTTGTATAATTTAATGATTTAAGTTGACTTTCATTGCCTATTTTTATCTGACACTAAAAATACTGCATAGCTTTCTCTAACATGATATCCCGACCAGCTTTGATATCATCTATTGAATTGATAATCTCTACATCCGGACTAACACCAATCTCAGTTGATATACCACCCTTGTCCAGAAAATCGCTGACCGAAACCCTGATCTGCCAGCCATTTGACAATTGATATCCAAGATGCCCACCTGCCCCACCACCTGTTACCTGACCGATCAATGTGACATTGGGAAGACCTTTGGTCATTGCTGCAAAGTATGTCGTAGCACTATAACAACCCCGATTGATAAGTACAACTACAGGTATGTCAAAGTGAAAGTCAGCTCTCGGATGAGCATACATCGGTATTGGTTTTACCATATCATTATGAGCAGGTCCTATTTTTTCAACATATGAGCCGAGCAATGTTTTCTCCTGAACTAAAGTACCTATTAATCCGGGTACAGGATTCGAATTTCCGCCTCCATTGTTTCTGACGTCGATGATCAGCTTTGTGACTTTTGCAGCTTTGAATGCACGCAACACTTGTTCGAAAGCATTGAAATCATTAAATTTTGGCAAAAAAATGTATCCAATATTGCCATCCAATATCGCCCAATAGAGATTGCCTGACTGACCAAGCGAATCCTTTACATATCTTTTTTTAATAAGATTAGGGTCAAAATGTATGTCATAGCCATTCTTGAAGTCGTATTGCGAGCCAACTTTTTTGGGTTTGACCAGAAGGCTGTGTGCATCTTTTAGTTCGACCACCGCTGCATCCATGATAGCAAATAGTTCATCATCGGTGGTTTGTTCTTTAATTTGCGAGCTATATTTTTTATACCCTACATTCCAATCCACTTTTTTAGGCCCAAAATAGATATAGTTTTTGTCAACAAAAGTCCAAAATTCATCAAAAAGCACTTTAGGTTCGTTAGTTGGTGACTGTGCAAATGATAGTAATGAAGATGATAGAATAAATAGAGTTGCAATTATAAATGTTCTCATGAGATTATACTTTTTATTTTAGTGATTAATAGAGATAACTTGGATTTATGATAAAGTCATTGGATTGCAATTGGACAGATTTGCCATTGGCATTAGCATACATCAGCTCTCCTTGATAACTTGCCCCAATTTTAAACCTATCGGATGCATAATAGTACAAACCCAACTCGATTCTTAGACCTCGGTATCTTGAAAAGCTCACAAATTTACCACTTTTTAACATCGGAATCGCCATACCGGCTCTTGTGGGATCGAAAGTCCCTTCTTCCATATATCTACTCGGATATGGATGGCCATAGATTGGTTGAATCAAGTAAGCCAGTATGGGTGTTTCTATTGATGTTTGAACCGCAATATCTTCATCTTTTATTGTATTCGTATAACTTAGTTTCGGTCCTATAGATTGGACAATAGTATAACTTATAGCATTGTTGGTAAACATACTGCTATATACTGATTTTGGAAAATTAAGCGTGGTATTGTGGTTAGTGAAGCCGCCTATCCACAATTGATTACCTGCCTTTCTTTGATAAGAGTATCGGTGTGAAATAATCATTGAATTTAATGTGAAATAGGGATCTTTTTATGCCCTTTAACATATGTAAAATCCAAATGATGATGACTCCAGCTATTTTCTTTTCTTGATCCGAACACCATCCCATATTTTGGTGACCAATTGCTAAATGATTTTGCACTCAATCGTTGGTCATTGATTTTTGTTTTGGATATCCCGAGTCTTAGGCCAATTTCTTTACCATAAGGTATAAACGCAGCATCATTCTGCCCAAAACCTGAAGAAATCGGAAGCAAAGAGACAAATAAGAATACAATGATAGCAAAAAAGCTTCCTTCAGGTTTTTTAAGCTTGCCGATGATCTCTATTTTTCGTAAGTTAAAAGCTATAAAAATCCCGCCGATAATACCGGGTACAAACCAATTAAACACACCCGATAAAAAGTTATTAACCACAACAAATGCTGTTACAGATGCTATATATCCGCCTGATATATTGCCTATGTGCATTGTTAGCCAGTTCTTTTTGACAAAATCAATGTTCCGTAGTTGATAAAAATTTCTAATGGCAAATATCAATCCCACAAGACCTAAAACTCCAGCTACCATGTGGAAGGAACCAGAAAATATAAGCGGAACTGTGACCATCAGAATGCAAGTCACCACCATGATGATGTGAATGAGTCTGTCAGCTGAAAAAGAATGTGTAGTACTTTTATATTTTATCGCCCGTTTGCCGATGATGATAAAATAGCTGCTAAATACCCCAATTGAAAACAAAAATGGATTGTAATGATCAGGCATGTTTGCTACTATCAAAGACAATAAAATTGAACTGCCAAGTGTGTAATAAAATACTCGTCCACTAATGATGTGTGATTTGCTGCCTTTTTGCGTAATTGCAGCTACAAAACCAGCTAAAAGTGATACACCACCTAGTGCTGCATGTGCAATGATCAAGATTCTGAAAAATTCTTCGTTGTTCATACTAATTGTTTTTAGATAATTAAAATTTGATGTGTTATGACAGACTTTTGACTCTTCTCAACCTAATTCCTTTTCTTGTCTGAAAGTCAGGCAAGCATTAAAAAGAAAGACTTGAAGATGGCGCCATAACACAGCGCAAAGATGCAGGCCAAAATTTAAGTAAAAAAATGGAAGGGGTTTTTGGCAATGTTTTGTGGTGAATGGTAAGCATTGCTATTCACGTCAATCCTTGCAGTTTGCCACAAGTATATTGATATTCAATTATTTATACATCCCACAAGTAGTTGAATAAAAATTAAAAGAAAGTATGTAAAAACTCAAATCAGCATCTTCACTTTCTCCACCATGGACCTTGAGACCGGAATTTTGGTATCAATATCTGTCAGGCTAATTTTGGTATTGGTGATATTTCCTTCTATTTCTGCAATTTTGGCAGGATTGATGATAAAAGATCGATGACATCTTAAAAAAGAAGACCCAATCTGTTGTTCAACTTCACTCATGGTATTTCTCATCATTCTTTTTATGATTTTACCATTTTCATTAAGGAATAGAATGACATAATTGTCTTCTGATTTTACCAAAAAAAGATTTTCGGGAGCCACTTTTATGATTTCGTTTTTTCCTGCGCCAAAAATGGTTAAATGTTGGTATTCCATTTTGGGTTCCAAGTTTTGTATTGGTCTGTCGTCAGAAGTTACAAATTTAACTTCCTTATATTTTTGATAAATAAATAATAAATAAACAGCAACAGGCACCAATGAAATCAAGGATGCGATCCTAAAAAAATTTAAAAACTGCAACCAATTCAGAGCACCTGCAAACATGGCTGCCCAATAAAAGTAACAGGACACCTGGCATATCAAAATGATGAAAAATAGAAAAATAACTTCATCCACGACTGACCATCTACTCAATCTTAATTCACTAGTAATCAAATTAACAAAAAAATAGACCATCAATCCTGACAAAAAAGTAATACAACCATAACCAATCAGTATCCAAAATTTGTAAGGATGATCAAAATCTGATGTGCCAAATGGCTGGAAAACGACCAATACAAACACAATAGTCAAACTAATTGCAGATATAACATTCAAAAATGAGAGAAACGAAGGCTTTGGAAATGGTGTTTGTCGCAGACTCATGTTTATCATTGAAGCTCCAAAAGTAGTGAAAAGTATCTGTAGCGACGTGAATTTTTTTGAATTTACAAGCAAGAGCCACATTGGTCAATGTTGCTGATTTAGCATTTACTTATTACCTAAATATCTAAATATCTAAAATGAGTTCCGTAATGAAGATCAAAAGTACAATAAAATAAGCATTTTTGACGACAAATCATAGCATCGCTATGGTGCGAAGTCAAAAATGAACGTAGTGCCTTATTTTGCAGTAATTTTGGTCTGGAATAGGAAATTCATTTTAGATTTTTAGGTAGTATAAAATACTAGCCAAATTATTTTCCTTCCAAAGAAATATACCTGCATTACCTTCTTTTATGTAATAGAAATAACGTTCGGTTGAATTTTGAGATTTAATAATTTCATCTTTCTTATGTCACACAACTTCGCATTTGTCGACAAAATCCTCCCAAGCATCTTTGGGTGCATCAAAAAATACATCAAAGGAAGATTTTAAAAGTGGTACAAATTGACGAGTTTCATTCATTGTCTGTTTATTAACTATAAAACTATTCGAGGTTTCTATCTTACAAGCATTGGTGGTAACGCCAAGCACTGGCGACAGACGCAGCGATAGCAAGTCTGTCCGTCCAGTGCATTGTTCTCACCAGTATTTTTATTTAACATATGTTTCATCGATTGTTTTCTTTATTTTTCCTATTGTTTCAATTTCTAGGCTTCCTATGATTTTAACAATTCTCAGCTTATCAATCGTTCTTATTTGATCGACTGCTGCCATTCCCTTTACATTATGATTTGATATGCTAATCCTTGTGGGATATTTCTTAGGCGTTGACGTGATTGGAATAATTACAATTGTGTTTAGATAGTGATTCATTTCATCGGGTGATATTACCACACATGGTCTTGTTTTACTTATTTCGCATCCCAGAGTTGGCTCTAAATTAACAAGGACAATTTCATATTGATTAATTTTCATTCCCATTTTGATTCTTCTTCAAAGATATCTTGAATCAATAACTCATCATGTCCATTTTTTCGCATTTCTTTGAAAGATTTTGCCCAATCGCTTCGTGGTTTTGTAATTGGTTCTATTATGATGAAGTTTTCTTCCATCCTCATATTTACAGTATCCCCGATTTCATACTTTTCTAGAATAGTTTTACTTAACCGTAGTCCCTTTGAATTACCTATTTGAATTATTTTGGTTAGCATATTAAATTTTTTTTTGCAAAGTTATTACATTGTAATCACATATCCAAATTTATTTTAATGGTGAGAAAGAGATGATTGACACCAAATGGCGTATATCCCTGATACAAATGTAATCTCTTTTTTCAAATACCCAAGTCATAGATAGGACTTTTTGCTTCAGATTACATTTATCCTGTAATCCCGCTAAAGACGGGACAAGTTATGGGTATATATGGCTGAGGTTTCAGGAGAGCTATAACCTAGTGTTCTGACTAGATAATAAGCCACAAAGCCCAATTCTGATAACAACTATTACGATGGCGCGACTAAGGATATGTGGCCATCAATCACTTTTGGATATGTACTTTAACCGAACCCATCAGGTTACGAACTGTGAATGATTGGTAGTTTTTTTATAAAAACTACTGATCAGACTAAATGTCACATCAAAATGAGAGTACCACAATATCAATTGCGGCTAGAGAAGAATTTGTGTTTGTACGTACTGTGGTGTGAGACCTGCCTGCCGGCAAGGCAGGGGAGCTCCCTATCAGCTTAGGTTTGTTCTCTTCTATTGTTCGTTGAAAAAGTCTTCATCTATTTGTTTTATTTCATAAGTATTGTCTTTACTTGAATTCCAACATTAAATTCATGCATTAATGTCACTAATTTTTGTCCGTCAATACAAATTATTTTGTGATGAGCAGAACGTGCTTTTTCAAGGGCTTTTTCATCAAATTCTGAAGTAGTCACGAATACACCTTTATTTGTGTCACCGCTCATTGCTCCAATGAAATTTCTAATATCCTTTTCTCTTACTTTTCCTTCATTAAATCTTTTAGCTTGAATATAAATTTTGTCAAGTCCGAGTTTGTCTTCATTTATTATTCCATCAATTCCACCGTCATTTGATTTTGGTGTTTCTATAAACTCTCCATAACCCATTTTTTTTAGCAAACGAAGCACAACTTTTTCAAAGAAATAAGGGTCAATGTTTTTCAGTTTTTGCAATAACTCAATTTTGATTTCACTTTCGATTCTGTTAAATCCTTCGTCTATCAGGTCTTGTGGAGATGAAATATTTATGTTTTGTTCGTTTTCGTTTGAGTTGGAATTTTTTTCTTGTTTGTAAAAGTCAAATAATGAACTTTCATTTTCAAGATCCCTAACAGTTAAGTTCGATGAATGATTTTTACCTTTATCTGTAATTTGGACTTGACCACGTTCCGGAAAAGAAATGTAGCCACCTTTTTTAAGGTAAGATTTTCCCCAAGCAATTCTGTTGTCGATAAGTAAGTCACCTGATTTTGTCTCTAACTTCAATTGTACTTCGCTTAGCCCTAAGTAAAATCTTGCTTTTACTTCTTCAATTAATTCCCTTGATTTTAGAATCCTACCATCTTTTAAAACTTCAAGAATTGGAATGAACGTTTCGTTAAATTTTGGTATATCCATTATACAATTTGGCTATCATTTTTATAATGTCCTACAACTTTATATCACACGCACAAAACTAATCAGAACTTTCGGGTTTTTCAAAATGCATGTATACGATTTTGAAACGGTTATATTCTTTACAGTTTGAAAGTATCACCCATTTTTGCTATATTAAAACCTTTTAAAAGCAGATCTTTTGTTTGGGCACTTTCAGGATCCAGCAATGGGTTTGTATGATTGAAATGCAAAAAATGAATCTTTGACTTTTCTCTTTCCGGAAGGTTCTTAAATAGTTCCAAACTCTCCACGACAAATGGATGGGGTATCTCCGCGATATTTCTATTATTGACTTCCGTGCTGTCATAGAATGTAGCATCAAGAAATGCTATGTCCACTTTTTTGATTTCTTCAACAATATTTTTTCCCCACAGATGCCATTTGTCAATATCGGGTATGAACAAGGCCTTTTTGTTTTTTCCTGATATGAGCAGTCCGATGGTTTCAGAATACTCGGCCCTGTGTGGTACCAGAAATGGTGTCAATGTCAGACCTGAAGATATCGGTATGGCAGTCTCATGACCTATGATTTTTAAATCAATGTTTTTGAGCTTTACTAATTGATTCCAGGGTCCATTGTTTGTTATGAACTGATACATGCCGGGCATGACAGAGACAGGAACATTTTTTGTGTTCATGGCTTCTCTGCCGAGGTACATCAATCCGGTATAGTGACCTATGTGCGCATGTGTGATGATGATGTGTTCAGGAATGTCATTTTTTGTTTCGGGTGCGAGCTTTGAAAGTATTTTTATCTGATGTGATATGTCAGGTGTGGCATCTATCAGAGTCCTGCTATTGGATATGGGGTCATAGATGCCCAGCGACACCACCTTTCGGCTTGGGTCAGGATGGTCCCACAGGTGATTACAGCATTTTTTTCTGCACCCTATATGTGGTGATCCTGCATCCTGCAAAGTGCCTAAAACTA
Proteins encoded in this region:
- a CDS encoding pyrroloquinoline quinone biosynthesis protein PqqB, which encodes MSYCCLLLIITGTMVAQSTGGTRDSAATLIVLGTLQDAGSPHIGCRKKCCNHLWDHPDPSRKVVSLGIYDPISNSRTLIDATPDISHQIKILSKLAPETKNDIPEHIIITHAHIGHYTGLMYLGREAMNTKNVPVSVMPGMYQFITNNGPWNQLVKLKNIDLKIIGHETAIPISSGLTLTPFLVPHRAEYSETIGLLISGKNKKALFIPDIDKWHLWGKNIVEEIKKVDIAFLDATFYDSTEVNNRNIAEIPHPFVVESLELFKNLPEREKSKIHFLHFNHTNPLLDPESAQTKDLLLKGFNIAKMGDTFKL